The genomic DNA GTCGCAGGCGTAGCGTTTTTCGATGCGCCAGCGCCGGCCGTCACTCGTCGTCTGGGCAAAGGCCAGGGCGTCGTCACGGGTCCGCACGGTGCGGCGCTCGACGGCATCCCGCGATTCACACCCGACATAGCCCGGCCCAACCACGATGAAGTCCAGGGACCGCACGTTGGGCATATCCACCGTTGGGTAATAGACTTCGGTGAGGCCCGTATCCCCTAACGTGAACCAGACGCGCGACCGGCGGCTGACGGCCGTGCCAACGCCGAGTTTGCCGCCGGAAGTCCAGGTGGCTTTCACGCCGGGACGGCCGGGCGCGTCGCCGGGCGCGGCCGCCGGGGGCATCGCCCCAATCGGCGGCATCAGGGAAGCCAGCAGCCATACCACGAGCGCCAAGCTTGCGGCCTTCATTCGTTGTGCTCCTTCATTGGACGTGGTACACGCGATAGCCAAAGGGTTCGACCCGAACCGAAATCGTTTGCGGCTCCAGTTGCCACTCGGTCATCGGCGAGGAACCATGCAGCGCCTTCAAAACCACCGGCCGCCGGATGCGGGCCGGACGAACCAGCGCCAACGGGATGCGCACCTCGGCGGCTTCCCCATCCGCTCCGTTGACGACGACCAAGAGTTTTTCCCGTCCATCGTCACGCAGAAACGCCCACTGTTTGCCCGTCGCAACCAAGTCGGTGTGCTTGCCTTGGCGGAGGGCCCGATGCGCCCGGCGGAGCGCAATCAGGCGTTGCGTTTCCGACCAGATGCGCTGTTCATCGGGCGCGCGCCCGCTCGCAGTAAAAGCATTCGGCGCGGCGTCAAAGCCGCCGGGAAAATCACGCCGGTTGTCTGGGTCTTCGCCGCCATCCATGCCGATTTCATCGCCGGCATAAAGCTGCGGAATGCCCCGCAGCGTCATCAGGAGCGCCGTTGCCAACTGGGCGCGGCGGAGGTCGCCGCCCATGGCGCGCATCAGGCGCGGCACATCGTGATTGCCGACGAAGGTCACATTCATCCGGGCATCGCCGTACAGGGCGTCCTGCCGCAGCACATCGATCAGCGCCGTCACCGGTGCGTCTCCGCCGGCGAAGTTCCGAATGGCGTAAAACAGCGGGAAGTCGAACTGCGACCGGAGTCCGGTATCAATCCCGTCCCAGCCGGTCCTGCCGCCCCGAAAGAAGCTGATGACCTTTGGATCGCCGTGCCAGATTTCGCCGACGGCCGTCAACTTTGGAAAGGCTTCATCAATGGCGCGCTGCCAGTCGCGCCAGAACGACCGGACAACGTAGGGATAGGTATCCACCCGCATCCCGTCGAGGCCGACCTTTTCCGCCCACCAGAGCGCGTTTTGGATGGCATAGCGTTTGTATCGCTCATCTGCGCCGTTGAGGTCAGGCAGGATGCCGGCAAACCAGCCTTCCAGCACGAGGGCGCGCGCTGCCGGGGTGGCTTCCGGGCGAGTCAGCGTCGGGATGTCGAAGTTGCACGTCAGGTGCTGCTCCGGCGTGCCGTTGAACCAAGTCGGCGTCGGCGGTTGGCGTACCCACGGGTGACGCGGCCCGGTGTGGTTTGGGATGACATCCTGAAGCAGCTTCATGCCGCGTCGCCGAACTTCCGCCGCCAGCGTTTGGTAATCTTCGAGTGTCCCAAACCGTTGCTCGATGGCGTAAAAATCCGTCGCGCCGTAGCCGTGGTAATCCTCGCTGGCATCGTCGTTGTCATAGACCGGCGTGAGCCAGATGGCCGTGACACCAAGCTGCTGCAAGTAGTCGAGTTTTTCGATGACGCCGCGCAGATCGCCGCCGTGGTAGGCCCTGGGATTGGCGCGGTCGGCAGCGGGCATGCCTGGCGGCGAGTCATTGCCCGCATCGCCATTGGCGAAGCGGTCAATCATGGCCAAGTAGAGCACGTCATCCGGCGACAATCCGCGAAACGCTGTTGTCCGGGGCAGAGGCGCAAACACCGCCCACGGCACGCCGACTTGTCCATTTGGCGTTGCCAAGCTGAGGCTGACCGGGCCGGGTCGGGCTGCTGGCGTCACGGTCAGTTCGCAGAAGGCGTACCGTCCATCCGGCGATACGTCCACCTTGCCGGGCGTGACGCCAGGCGTGGCGCTGCGCAACCGCGCCTGGGCCAGGCCGTCGCCGGTGATGAGCAACTGGAGGGTCGTCGGGCGGCGCACCGTCGGCCAGTCCGGCGGCTCGACCTTGGTGATGGACTGTCCCCAGATCGGCACGGTCCAGGCTAGCCAAAGGCCCCAGAAGACGGGCAGACGACCCAACCATCCTGTTTGTTTCATGTGCGGTAGAGGCAGCGGCGCGTGGGCGCTCGAGCCACCCACGCGCCTGAAAAGGCTTGCGATTAGAAGGACAGTCGCAAGCCGAGTTGCACCGAGCGGTTCGAGCGGTTGCGCACCGAAAAGATGCGCCCAAAATCACCGCCGAGAAACAAGTTTGGAATACCAAGCTGCGGCTTGTTGAACAGGTTGAAGGCCTCAGCCCGAAACTCCAGATTGACGCGCTCGGTGATAGCGAAACGCCGGAAGATCGAGCCGTCCACGGTTGAGATACCCGGCGACCGCAGAAAAGCGTTGCGTGGGTACTGCTGGGAGGGATTATCCGATGGGGCAAAGGCCGCCGTGTTGAACCACCGGGCCGCGCTGCGCGGTCCGGCGGTCGGGTCTTGCCCTGGCACCAGGCGCGCGCGTCCACCATCCCCACCAAAGACCGAGAAAGGCGTCCCACCTTGCAGGGTCAGGATACCGTTGAACTGGTAGCCATACAGCAGGGCCCGAACTACCCGATTGCTGGCATCCTTGAAAAAGGGAAGGTCATAGTTGAAAGCCAGGGTGAACCGATGGCGCACATCGTAGTCGGCCAGCCCCGGCGCCAGCCCATCCGGGTCCGACGGGGTCGAGCGTCCAGCCCCGCCCGTTCCGGGGAACGGACCCGGCGAGTTGTTGGTGGCTTTCCCAAACGTGTAGGCCGCCAAGTAGCTCAACCCCTTCCACGCCCGCTGATTGACCTTGATCTGGAGCGAGTCGTAGCGCGACTCACCGACATTGGCAATGGTCGTCAGCCGCCGCGTGATTTCGGCATCACCAAAGCCACCGACGGTCGTGACGGCTGTCACGTTGTCGCCGCGCGTGCCGACGTAGGCGACGTGAGCCGCCAGAAAATTCGTCAACTGATACTCAAACGTCACATTGAACTGCTGCACCCGCGTGTTGCGCGTATTGCGCGGCGTGAAGCGAATCTGCGTACCGGGTGGCAAGTTTGGCGAGGCCACATTGATCGGATCAGGCGGCGGGATTGGCTCGCTCAGGCGAACATTCGACCCAGGGCCGTCGAAGCGGAACTGCGTCACGATGAACGGGGGGTTTTGCGTCAACTGGTTGGCGATCCCGCCTCGGTCGAGTGAATAGAAGATACCCCATCCACCGCGCAGCACTGCCCGCCCACTGCCGAACAAATCAAAAGCCGCGCCGATGCGCGGGGCAAAGTTGTTGCGGTCGGTATCCACCAGCGACCGGGAATTCCCATCGCGTCCGGCAAGCAAAATCCGCCCGCTGAACGGGTCGAAGTTCGCCATCCGGTTCCGCAGTTCATAGTACGGCGTAAACAGCTCGTAACGCAGCCCGGCGTTGAGCGTCAGCCGCCGGGTAACGCGCCAGTCGTCCTGGGCAAAGAAACCCATCTCGTAACTGCGCGTGGTCGCGGCGGGAATTTCCGGGTTGGCCGTCGTGGTAAAAGCCGTGCGTCCAAGCAGCATTTGCGCAACTTGATAGCCGGTTTGGCCAAGGCCTGGACTGGCCGGTGGCGGTCCGCCCGGCTGGAACGTGACCACCTGGTCAGAGAAGAAGTAAAAGCCTTTGCTGAAATCGGCCTGCACCGAGCGGATGTTGCGCTGGATGATCGATGCGCCAAACTTGGCCGAGTGATTACCGGCCACCCAAGTTACGGCGTCGGTGAACTGGATCGTTCGCTGGTTCAGGATGAACTCGCCAAAGTCCCCCAGGTATTCCAGAAAGTCGCCATTGCCCCCGCCGATGAGGGAAATGCCGTTGGCGCGCGTCACGCCGTTGATACCGGGGATGCCGAGCTGGCGGTTGAGGTCGGTGCCGAAACCGAGTGGCAGAAACTCGATGTTTTGCTTGACGTAGCCGAAGCGCAGTTCGTTGACGACGTTTGGCGTGAACACGCGCGTATAGTTGCCCATGACGCTGTGGTTGAACTGCCGGTTCGTGCCCGAACCAAAGCCGGTTTGGGCGT from Chloracidobacterium validum includes the following:
- a CDS encoding alpha-amylase family glycosyl hydrolase, producing MPIWGQSITKVEPPDWPTVRRPTTLQLLITGDGLAQARLRSATPGVTPGKVDVSPDGRYAFCELTVTPAARPGPVSLSLATPNGQVGVPWAVFAPLPRTTAFRGLSPDDVLYLAMIDRFANGDAGNDSPPGMPAADRANPRAYHGGDLRGVIEKLDYLQQLGVTAIWLTPVYDNDDASEDYHGYGATDFYAIEQRFGTLEDYQTLAAEVRRRGMKLLQDVIPNHTGPRHPWVRQPPTPTWFNGTPEQHLTCNFDIPTLTRPEATPAARALVLEGWFAGILPDLNGADERYKRYAIQNALWWAEKVGLDGMRVDTYPYVVRSFWRDWQRAIDEAFPKLTAVGEIWHGDPKVISFFRGGRTGWDGIDTGLRSQFDFPLFYAIRNFAGGDAPVTALIDVLRQDALYGDARMNVTFVGNHDVPRLMRAMGGDLRRAQLATALLMTLRGIPQLYAGDEIGMDGGEDPDNRRDFPGGFDAAPNAFTASGRAPDEQRIWSETQRLIALRRAHRALRQGKHTDLVATGKQWAFLRDDGREKLLVVVNGADGEAAEVRIPLALVRPARIRRPVVLKALHGSSPMTEWQLEPQTISVRVEPFGYRVYHVQ
- a CDS encoding TonB-dependent receptor, with translation MSTAHLARVGRRTRRGRLLDNGWLAMSCRACRRIAFLSLLVALTSPVWAQSDTARLTGVVTDNSGGVIAGATVTATDTATNAKLETTTNADGVYVFPVLKAGTYLVEFSAPNFKKLARPDVVLRVNQVVSLNVEVEPGNITDVVEVTAGAPLIETASSSVGQTITGRQIVDLPINGRNFTQLATLVPGVTRGTPGSNADGSGGNAETFRQGDTGSAALSANGLREQNNNFTLDGIDNNESIVNSIVFFPPIEAIEEFRVITSVAPAEFGRGGGAIVSATIRSGSNDFHGSAFEFFRNSAMDARATDLVGFVPPKPVFIRNQFGGTFGGPIRRDKTFFFVDYQQLRQRLPREEGRTFTVPTARMRQGDFSELLNPNFTGLGAAVQIFDPVTGLPFAGNIIPQNRLDPAAVRYLNFFPLPDLTDRARFNFFNRQLQRQNFKSGDARLDHRFTERDSVFVRFSIADDPQFDPGRLGINAQTGFGSGTNRQFNHSVMGNYTRVFTPNVVNELRFGYVKQNIEFLPLGFGTDLNRQLGIPGINGVTRANGISLIGGGNGDFLEYLGDFGEFILNQRTIQFTDAVTWVAGNHSAKFGASIIQRNIRSVQADFSKGFYFFSDQVVTFQPGGPPPASPGLGQTGYQVAQMLLGRTAFTTTANPEIPAATTRSYEMGFFAQDDWRVTRRLTLNAGLRYELFTPYYELRNRMANFDPFSGRILLAGRDGNSRSLVDTDRNNFAPRIGAAFDLFGSGRAVLRGGWGIFYSLDRGGIANQLTQNPPFIVTQFRFDGPGSNVRLSEPIPPPDPINVASPNLPPGTQIRFTPRNTRNTRVQQFNVTFEYQLTNFLAAHVAYVGTRGDNVTAVTTVGGFGDAEITRRLTTIANVGESRYDSLQIKVNQRAWKGLSYLAAYTFGKATNNSPGPFPGTGGAGRSTPSDPDGLAPGLADYDVRHRFTLAFNYDLPFFKDASNRVVRALLYGYQFNGILTLQGGTPFSVFGGDGGRARLVPGQDPTAGPRSAARWFNTAAFAPSDNPSQQYPRNAFLRSPGISTVDGSIFRRFAITERVNLEFRAEAFNLFNKPQLGIPNLFLGGDFGRIFSVRNRSNRSVQLGLRLSF